A stretch of the Candidatus Jettenia sp. AMX2 genome encodes the following:
- a CDS encoding NADH-quinone oxidoreductase subunit C: MDNEAIAAVIKTRFSEAVTDSGIFRNELTFSIKKEYLIEIAGFLKNDKDLCFHFLSDLCGVDRVETDGVFEVVYHLYSIEKNHRVRIKVPISSAEPRIPTVTTIWKTADWHEREAYDMFGIIFEGHPDLRKILTPDDFEGYPLRKDYPADRRQPSTLYDRYRKGKE, translated from the coding sequence ATGGATAATGAGGCTATTGCGGCAGTAATAAAGACCAGGTTTTCTGAAGCAGTTACAGATTCAGGCATATTTCGTAACGAATTAACCTTTTCTATAAAAAAGGAATATCTTATTGAAATTGCCGGATTCCTTAAGAATGATAAGGATCTGTGTTTTCATTTTTTGTCAGATTTATGTGGTGTTGACCGGGTAGAAACGGATGGTGTTTTTGAGGTGGTTTATCATCTCTATTCAATAGAGAAAAATCACCGTGTGCGTATCAAGGTACCGATATCATCTGCTGAACCTCGTATACCAACAGTAACTACTATCTGGAAAACCGCTGACTGGCATGAGAGAGAGGCATACGATATGTTTGGCATTATATTCGAGGGACATCCCGATCTCAGAAAGATACTTACCCCTGATGACTTTGAAGGTTATCCCTTGAGAAAGGACTATCCAGCTGACAGGAGGCAACCATCAACACTTTACGACAGGTACCGAAAGGGTAAAGAGTGA
- a CDS encoding DUF2284 domain-containing protein, whose protein sequence is MKVSVASQNRGMIKHPDGAYNSLIKKTLELGCEEGVVIHTNTIVLARWVQLKCKYGCDEYGKKLTCPPHSPSYEEMKGILGEYHKALLLHGRMSWQMRYVTAEVERVAFSLGFYKAFGLGAGPCKLCENCITDSTCIRTAEARPSMEACGIDVYQTVRNNHLSIETLKDEKDEVNIYGLVLLE, encoded by the coding sequence ATGAAGGTTTCCGTTGCATCACAAAACCGGGGCATGATAAAGCATCCTGACGGGGCATACAACTCTCTAATTAAAAAAACTTTGGAATTAGGTTGTGAAGAGGGAGTCGTCATCCATACGAATACCATTGTTCTTGCACGATGGGTTCAGTTAAAGTGTAAATACGGATGCGATGAATATGGGAAAAAGCTAACCTGTCCTCCTCATTCCCCCTCTTACGAAGAGATGAAGGGCATCCTGGGGGAATACCATAAGGCATTGCTCCTGCACGGGCGGATGAGCTGGCAGATGCGGTATGTGACTGCAGAGGTAGAAAGGGTGGCATTTTCTTTGGGGTTCTACAAAGCCTTTGGTCTTGGCGCCGGGCCCTGTAAATTATGTGAGAATTGTATAACAGATTCAACCTGCATCCGTACTGCTGAAGCAAGGCCATCGATGGAGGCTTGCGGCATCGATGTCTATCAGACGGTAAGAAATAATCATTTAAGCATAGAAACGCTTAAGGACGAAAAGGACGAGGTTAATATTTATGGCCTTGTTCTTCTGGAATAA
- the radC gene encoding DNA repair protein RadC, with protein MKEEKKRPTIKQLPIHERPRERLIQNGEEYLTDAELLGIIIRDGTSNYSAVDLARNLLSEYGNFRRLSLASIGELCKIKGIGPARAAQIKASLAIAKRFSTIPMKPLQQFKCSKDIFDHFHERLREHKQEVFLVILLNNKNRILKELTISSGSLTSSIVHPREVFNPAVKESAASVIFVHNHPSGDPEPSREDIHTTSRLLEAGNIIGIKVLDHIIIGNGDFVSFRDRGIMP; from the coding sequence ATGAAAGAGGAAAAAAAGCGGCCTACCATTAAGCAGCTTCCTATTCATGAGCGACCGAGGGAAAGATTAATTCAAAACGGCGAAGAATATTTAACCGATGCCGAACTCCTGGGAATTATCATCCGTGACGGCACTTCAAATTACAGTGCTGTAGATTTAGCCAGAAACCTTCTTTCTGAATACGGTAATTTCCGGCGCTTAAGCCTGGCTTCCATTGGGGAACTCTGCAAGATAAAAGGAATAGGCCCTGCACGGGCTGCTCAAATCAAGGCATCGTTAGCTATCGCCAAACGTTTTTCTACCATTCCGATGAAACCCCTTCAGCAATTTAAATGCAGCAAAGACATCTTTGATCATTTCCACGAACGGTTGCGTGAACACAAACAGGAGGTTTTTCTTGTTATTTTACTCAATAATAAAAACAGAATTCTTAAAGAACTGACGATCTCTTCGGGTAGTCTTACCTCCAGTATCGTCCATCCGAGAGAGGTATTTAATCCTGCCGTTAAAGAATCTGCCGCATCTGTTATTTTTGTTCATAATCACCCTTCCGGAGACCCAGAGCCAAGCAGAGAGGATATTCATACAACCAGCCGGTTGCTGGAAGCAGGAAATATCATTGGAATAAAAGTACTGGATCATATTATTATAGGAAACGGGGATTTTGTAAGTTTCAGGGACAGGGGGATTATGCCATAA
- a CDS encoding NADH-quinone oxidoreductase subunit B family protein, whose protein sequence is MGVESRLGDNILTTTLETMVNWARKSSLWPMPFGLACCAIEMMAVVAPRHDLARFGAEVFRFSPRQSDLMIVAGTLTYKMASVARKIYDQMPEPKWVIAMGACAISGGIYNSYSVVQGINQVMPVDIYLPGCPPRPEALIHALMEIQKKIEKETFEKNR, encoded by the coding sequence ATGGGAGTAGAAAGCCGTTTAGGCGATAATATATTGACTACTACCCTGGAGACAATGGTAAACTGGGCCCGCAAATCTTCTCTCTGGCCTATGCCATTTGGGCTGGCTTGTTGTGCTATAGAGATGATGGCAGTTGTTGCTCCCCGTCATGACCTTGCAAGGTTTGGAGCTGAGGTGTTCCGGTTTTCTCCTCGGCAATCTGACCTGATGATTGTTGCAGGAACGCTTACTTACAAGATGGCTTCTGTTGCAAGAAAAATTTATGATCAGATGCCGGAACCCAAATGGGTTATTGCTATGGGAGCATGCGCAATATCCGGAGGTATTTATAATAGTTATAGTGTTGTACAGGGAATAAATCAGGTCATGCCAGTGGATATATATCTCCCGGGATGTCCACCCAGACCTGAGGCATTAATCCATGCCCTTATGGAAATACAAAAAAAAATTGAAAAAGAAACATTTGAAAAAAACAGGTAA
- a CDS encoding AarF/UbiB family protein — MQFGKIGQKIRDIRRFNQILRILTKHGFGYIIQQLHLDTHLIGRGIIKTRLLRRFTEPQESRAVRLRKALEELGPTFIKLGQILSVRPDVVPLDLCLELSKLQDRIPPFSYEEVRKQIKESFGIYPEGLFASFESTPLAAASLGQVHRAQLKSGEHVVVKVLRPGISGVIETDIDILYNLAFLINRYMHDKRIFDPVSIVDEFARIITREMDFRYEAHNIDKFHNNFKDIPTVYIPEVFWDYTKYNVLTIEEIKGTRLNDYLGQSHPLEEKKAIATNGANAILQQIFIDGFFHADPHPGNIFILSNTTIALVDFGIVGRLDEDTRDAIVDLLIAITMKNINGILKALETLGSFVNEEVTRDLKLDIGDFIDRYYDMPLKQIDISAILPQAVDVLIRHNLKVPSELHVLIKSLATIDGIARQLDPEFNTIAHARPFVERLVHERHDPKRILKNLSSYSSELADILKLIPGDIRDIMKKVKTGTLKIEFEHRGLSKFISEMDKSSNRLSFSLVISALIIGSSLIIMTNKGPLMYGFPMMGILGFIFAGILGLGLTIGILRSGRL, encoded by the coding sequence ATGCAATTTGGGAAAATAGGCCAAAAGATCCGGGATATTCGCCGGTTTAATCAAATCCTCAGGATATTAACCAAGCACGGTTTTGGTTATATCATACAACAACTTCATCTGGACACTCATCTTATCGGAAGAGGTATTATCAAAACTCGGTTGCTGCGGCGTTTTACTGAACCACAGGAATCCCGGGCTGTTCGTTTAAGAAAGGCGCTGGAGGAACTTGGTCCAACATTTATAAAACTGGGGCAGATCCTGAGTGTAAGGCCTGACGTTGTTCCGCTGGATTTATGTTTGGAACTGAGCAAACTCCAGGATCGCATTCCCCCGTTCAGTTATGAGGAGGTCAGAAAACAGATAAAGGAGTCTTTTGGAATTTATCCTGAAGGACTGTTCGCTTCGTTTGAATCCACACCCCTTGCGGCAGCCTCATTGGGACAAGTACACAGGGCACAACTCAAATCAGGTGAACATGTCGTTGTAAAGGTGCTGAGGCCAGGCATCAGTGGGGTTATCGAAACAGATATAGATATTCTTTATAATCTGGCCTTCCTGATTAACCGGTATATGCATGATAAAAGGATTTTTGATCCCGTCAGTATTGTAGATGAATTTGCGAGGATTATCACCAGGGAGATGGATTTCCGGTATGAGGCGCATAATATTGATAAATTCCACAATAATTTTAAAGATATTCCAACTGTTTATATTCCTGAGGTTTTTTGGGATTATACGAAATACAATGTTCTCACCATAGAAGAGATTAAAGGTACCAGATTAAACGATTATTTAGGTCAATCTCATCCTCTCGAAGAGAAAAAAGCTATTGCTACCAATGGTGCCAATGCTATCCTTCAGCAGATATTTATTGATGGATTCTTCCATGCAGACCCTCACCCCGGAAATATATTCATCCTTTCCAATACAACCATTGCACTTGTGGACTTTGGAATTGTGGGCAGACTTGATGAAGACACACGTGATGCTATTGTGGACCTCCTGATCGCAATAACCATGAAAAATATAAACGGTATTCTAAAAGCACTGGAAACGCTGGGTTCTTTCGTTAATGAAGAGGTTACACGGGATTTAAAGCTCGATATCGGCGACTTCATAGACCGGTACTATGATATGCCTTTAAAACAGATAGATATCTCTGCAATACTTCCCCAGGCTGTCGACGTTTTGATTCGCCACAACTTAAAGGTTCCTTCCGAACTGCATGTCCTCATTAAGTCCCTTGCCACGATCGATGGCATTGCAAGGCAGCTGGATCCTGAATTTAATACGATTGCCCATGCACGACCTTTCGTGGAAAGACTGGTACATGAACGTCACGATCCAAAACGGATACTGAAGAACCTGTCATCCTATTCTTCAGAATTGGCAGATATTCTTAAATTGATTCCAGGGGATATCCGTGACATCATGAAGAAGGTAAAAACGGGTACATTAAAAATTGAATTTGAACATCGGGGTCTCTCGAAATTTATATCAGAAATGGATAAATCAAGTAACCGGCTCTCATTCAGTTTGGTAATCTCCGCTCTGATTATTGGTTCTTCGCTTATTATCATGACCAATAAAGGGCCTCTGATGTATGGTTTTCCCATGATGGGTATTCTGGGTTTTATCTTTGCAGGTATTCTCGGATTGGGATTGACAATCGGGATTTTGAGGTCAGGGCGTTTATAA
- the ettA gene encoding energy-dependent translational throttle protein EttA, which produces MSNQPNKIIYSMLRVSKYYDKKPVLKDISLSYFYGAKIGVLGLNGSGKSSLLRILAGVDKDFNGQATLSAGYTVGFLEQEPLLDETKTVREIVEQGVQELVDLHNEYNRINERFAEPMTDEDLNTLIELQGEVQEKIDALGAWDLDSRLEMAMEALRCPEGNTPANILSGGERRRVALCRLLLQKPDILLLDEPTNHLDAETVAWLEHHLQNYAGTVIAVTHDRYFLDNVAGWILELDRGYGIPWKGNYTSWLEQKQKRLQQEEKQETERQKTLQRELEWIRMTPKGRHSKSKARINSYESLFDQQNEKRIKDLEIYIPQGPRLGNLVIEADKVIKSYGDRILVEEMTFSLPCGGIVGVIGPNGAGKTTLFRMITGQEKPDSGTIRVGESVKLAYVDQSRETLDPDKTVWEIISGGRDFIRLGGREVNSRAYVARFNFSGTDQQKPVKTLSGGERNRVHLACMLKEGANVLLLDEPTNDLDVNTMRALEDALENFPGCVVVISHDRWFLDRIATHILAFEGNSKVVFFEGNYSEYEAERKKHLGIADDQPHRIKYRQLTRA; this is translated from the coding sequence GTGAGTAATCAGCCAAATAAAATTATCTATTCCATGCTCAGGGTGAGCAAATATTATGACAAAAAACCGGTATTGAAGGATATTTCCCTTTCGTATTTTTATGGCGCCAAGATTGGCGTACTTGGCTTAAATGGTTCAGGAAAGAGTTCTCTCCTGCGCATCCTTGCAGGGGTAGATAAGGATTTCAACGGACAGGCGACCCTCTCAGCCGGCTACACGGTCGGATTTCTCGAACAGGAACCGTTGCTGGATGAAACAAAAACGGTGCGCGAAATTGTGGAACAGGGTGTTCAGGAACTGGTAGACCTTCATAACGAGTACAACCGGATCAATGAGCGTTTTGCTGAACCAATGACGGACGAAGATTTGAATACACTGATAGAACTGCAGGGGGAGGTACAGGAAAAAATTGATGCGCTTGGCGCATGGGACCTTGATTCCCGTCTTGAAATGGCTATGGAAGCACTGCGCTGTCCCGAAGGAAATACGCCGGCAAACATACTGTCCGGAGGGGAAAGACGCCGTGTGGCTCTTTGCAGGCTGCTCCTGCAGAAGCCGGATATTTTACTTCTGGACGAGCCTACAAATCATCTTGATGCCGAAACGGTTGCATGGCTGGAACACCATTTACAAAATTATGCAGGAACGGTAATAGCGGTAACCCATGACCGTTATTTTCTCGACAATGTAGCTGGCTGGATCCTGGAGCTGGACCGGGGATATGGAATTCCATGGAAGGGGAACTACACCTCGTGGCTTGAGCAGAAGCAGAAAAGGCTGCAGCAGGAAGAAAAGCAGGAAACAGAACGGCAAAAGACCCTGCAACGTGAACTGGAATGGATCAGGATGACCCCAAAGGGCAGGCACTCAAAATCGAAGGCGCGCATTAATTCTTATGAATCACTTTTCGACCAACAAAATGAAAAACGAATAAAGGATTTGGAAATCTATATTCCACAGGGACCGAGACTGGGCAATCTGGTCATTGAGGCAGACAAGGTTATTAAGTCATACGGTGACCGTATTCTGGTAGAGGAAATGACATTTTCCCTTCCGTGCGGAGGTATCGTTGGTGTTATTGGTCCTAACGGCGCAGGAAAGACTACCCTGTTCCGTATGATCACCGGTCAGGAAAAACCTGATTCCGGCACAATCCGGGTAGGTGAATCGGTAAAGCTTGCATACGTTGACCAGAGCCGGGAAACCCTCGATCCGGATAAAACTGTATGGGAGATAATTTCAGGAGGCCGCGATTTCATCAGGCTTGGAGGCAGGGAGGTAAATTCCCGCGCCTATGTGGCACGTTTTAATTTTTCCGGCACCGATCAGCAAAAACCGGTAAAAACATTGTCCGGCGGAGAACGGAACAGGGTTCACCTTGCCTGTATGTTGAAGGAGGGCGCCAACGTCCTGCTGCTCGATGAACCGACGAATGATCTTGATGTAAACACGATGCGGGCACTGGAAGATGCCCTGGAAAATTTCCCCGGCTGTGTCGTAGTAATCAGCCATGACCGATGGTTCCTCGACCGGATTGCAACCCACATCCTTGCTTTCGAAGGAAATAGCAAGGTCGTCTTTTTTGAAGGAAACTATTCCGAATACGAGGCAGAAAGGAAGAAGCACCTTGGCATTGCAGACGACCAGCCCCATCGCATCAAATACCGCCAGTTAACAAGGGCATAA
- a CDS encoding NADH-quinone oxidoreductase subunit NuoF → MIKTEEITGTEKITNIKKPKILIGMATCGLGAGAKTVLSAIEQELEKQKLDAEIIRTGCIGMCAYEVLVDVIFPGRTRVTYGNVKKTMVPQIIGDHVAKGEAVRKFALSQMPVREARDIPYDGLPFFEDLEMNKGQQKFILRNCGYIDPDSIEDYIASGGYTALKKVLATMSSKEVIHEISKSGLRGRGGGGFPTGEKWASCAKYSADEKFVVCNADEGDPGAFMDRSLMEGDPHSVLEGMIIAGYAIQGTSGYIYVRAEYPLAVKRLKHTIEQARKHGFLGKNILSSGYSLDIFVKEGAGAFVCGESTALQNSIEGKRGMPRTRPPQSVEAGLWDKPTLLNNVETFANVPFVINKGAEWYAKIGTEKSKGTKIFSLTGKIKNAGLVEVPMGVSIRQIVFDVGGGIPKKKKFKAVQIGGPSGGCLPESLLDLPIDYESLVGAGAMMGSGSFVVVDEVTCMVEMARFFMSFCASESCGKCPPCRIGTTLMLDILTRITQGKGEEKDLEVLEQMCDEIRTMSLCGLGQSAPNPVKSTLRYFRDEYIAHISDKICPTASCAALHRYEVIPEKCTKCQACIRNCPVKAISGSAKEVAFIHKEKCIKCNVCYEKCNFMAIK, encoded by the coding sequence ATGATTAAAACAGAAGAAATAACAGGAACAGAAAAAATAACCAATATAAAAAAACCAAAGATATTGATTGGTATGGCTACGTGCGGTCTTGGTGCCGGTGCAAAAACCGTATTGTCAGCTATTGAGCAGGAATTGGAAAAACAAAAGCTGGATGCCGAGATCATCCGTACGGGTTGTATTGGCATGTGTGCCTATGAAGTACTTGTCGATGTAATTTTTCCTGGCCGTACACGTGTTACCTATGGAAATGTAAAAAAAACGATGGTTCCTCAGATAATAGGAGACCACGTAGCAAAGGGAGAGGCAGTAAGAAAATTTGCGTTATCCCAGATGCCTGTAAGAGAAGCCAGAGATATACCCTACGATGGCCTGCCTTTTTTCGAAGACCTGGAAATGAATAAAGGTCAGCAAAAATTTATTCTCAGGAATTGTGGCTATATTGATCCTGATAGCATTGAGGATTATATCGCATCGGGTGGATATACTGCGCTCAAAAAGGTGCTTGCAACGATGAGTTCCAAGGAGGTAATTCATGAAATAAGTAAATCGGGTCTCCGGGGCCGTGGAGGCGGTGGGTTTCCGACGGGTGAGAAATGGGCATCCTGTGCTAAATATTCTGCCGATGAAAAATTTGTTGTTTGCAATGCAGACGAAGGCGATCCTGGTGCTTTTATGGATAGAAGTCTTATGGAAGGAGATCCTCATTCCGTGCTGGAAGGCATGATTATTGCGGGATATGCTATTCAAGGAACCAGCGGTTATATCTATGTCCGTGCAGAATATCCGTTAGCAGTCAAAAGATTAAAACATACGATTGAACAGGCAAGGAAGCATGGTTTCCTGGGAAAAAATATATTAAGCAGCGGGTACAGTCTTGATATCTTTGTAAAAGAAGGCGCAGGTGCTTTTGTTTGTGGTGAATCGACTGCGCTGCAGAACTCCATTGAAGGCAAGCGCGGCATGCCGCGCACAAGGCCTCCGCAGTCAGTCGAAGCGGGTCTATGGGACAAACCTACCCTACTGAATAATGTGGAGACCTTTGCCAATGTGCCTTTTGTTATCAACAAAGGTGCAGAGTGGTATGCGAAGATTGGTACTGAAAAGAGTAAAGGGACAAAGATATTTTCTTTAACCGGCAAGATAAAGAACGCAGGTCTTGTTGAGGTTCCGATGGGAGTAAGCATACGCCAGATTGTGTTTGATGTTGGTGGTGGTATCCCTAAAAAGAAAAAATTCAAAGCGGTGCAGATTGGAGGTCCCTCCGGCGGATGCCTGCCTGAATCTCTGCTGGATTTGCCAATCGATTACGAATCACTCGTTGGAGCTGGTGCAATGATGGGTTCCGGTAGCTTTGTCGTTGTTGATGAAGTTACCTGTATGGTGGAGATGGCCAGGTTCTTTATGAGTTTCTGTGCAAGCGAGTCATGCGGGAAATGTCCCCCGTGCCGTATTGGAACTACCCTCATGCTTGACATCCTTACCCGGATTACCCAGGGAAAAGGAGAAGAAAAGGACCTGGAAGTGCTGGAGCAAATGTGTGATGAGATTAGAACAATGTCCCTCTGTGGCCTTGGGCAATCCGCACCGAATCCGGTAAAATCAACCCTCAGATATTTCCGGGATGAATATATTGCACACATAAGCGATAAGATTTGTCCCACTGCCTCTTGTGCTGCCCTTCATAGATATGAGGTGATTCCCGAGAAATGCACCAAATGCCAGGCCTGTATCCGCAATTGTCCTGTTAAGGCAATAAGCGGTAGTGCTAAGGAAGTTGCCTTTATTCATAAGGAAAAATGTATTAAATGTAATGTGTGTTATGAAAAATGTAATTTTATGGCAATCAAATGA
- the nuoE gene encoding NADH-quinone oxidoreductase subunit NuoE has translation MNEKLMQNQVTDLSDVEKILRKYEGQRGSLIPILQQVQVAYGYLPESAVYYIAERLNMSASEITGVATFYAQFHLIPRGQHILKVCCGTACHVKGAKKITGKLSEILDVPVGATTKDSLFTLEEVACLGACSLAPVMMVDEDIHGKLTSDDVDMVIKQMKESGIPQV, from the coding sequence ATGAATGAGAAACTGATGCAGAATCAGGTAACCGACCTTTCTGATGTAGAGAAGATACTGAGAAAATATGAGGGACAGAGAGGTTCACTTATTCCCATTTTACAGCAGGTCCAGGTCGCATATGGTTATTTGCCCGAATCCGCAGTTTATTATATCGCGGAAAGACTGAATATGAGTGCAAGTGAAATAACCGGGGTTGCCACATTCTATGCACAATTCCACCTTATACCGCGGGGACAGCATATCCTGAAGGTGTGCTGCGGGACAGCCTGTCATGTGAAAGGTGCCAAGAAGATTACCGGGAAACTGAGTGAGATATTAGATGTTCCGGTGGGTGCAACAACGAAGGATTCCTTATTTACTTTAGAAGAAGTGGCATGCCTGGGTGCTTGTTCTTTGGCCCCTGTTATGATGGTGGATGAGGATATACATGGAAAACTGACCTCAGATGATGTTGATATGGTAATAAAACAAATGAAAGAATCCGGGATTCCCCAGGTATGA
- the xerD gene encoding site-specific tyrosine recombinase XerD produces the protein MQQAIESFLNYITVECGLSRNTIISYERDLKLFVAFLHARKIPDFQDVRPDTITSFIISEKQRGISMNSVARAIVAVRMLYKFLFAEGRLQKNPLTSTDSPKLWKRLPGIIPHDKIDSLLSAPDVKTKLGIRNKAILELFYATGARVSEVSAIQMDWINLAYGYIKCRGKGSKERIVPLGAKAIEAIKNYLTTARPEIKNNQNSIYLFLSKSGKRLRRENIWVIVKNCALKAGIHEQVSPHKLRHSFATHLLENGADLRSVQEMLGHVNVSTTQIYTHVSRQHLKSIHKQFHPRG, from the coding sequence TTGCAACAAGCCATCGAATCATTTCTGAATTACATTACCGTTGAATGTGGTTTATCCAGGAATACTATCATAAGTTATGAGCGGGATTTGAAGTTATTTGTCGCCTTTCTTCATGCCAGAAAAATACCGGATTTTCAGGATGTCCGTCCCGATACGATAACAAGCTTTATCATTTCTGAGAAACAGCGGGGAATTTCTATGAATTCTGTCGCCCGCGCTATCGTAGCCGTTCGTATGCTGTATAAATTTTTATTTGCAGAAGGGAGATTACAAAAGAATCCACTTACTTCGACAGATTCACCAAAGCTCTGGAAAAGATTGCCTGGCATTATTCCTCATGATAAAATTGACAGCCTGCTTTCGGCCCCAGACGTAAAAACGAAACTCGGGATAAGAAATAAGGCGATTCTTGAGCTTTTCTATGCTACCGGTGCACGGGTCTCAGAGGTATCTGCAATACAGATGGATTGGATTAATCTTGCGTACGGATACATTAAATGTCGCGGAAAAGGATCAAAGGAGCGTATAGTTCCTCTTGGAGCAAAAGCAATTGAAGCAATTAAGAATTACTTAACAACGGCCAGACCGGAAATAAAGAACAATCAGAACAGCATCTATCTGTTTCTCTCGAAATCCGGCAAAAGGCTTCGGCGCGAAAATATCTGGGTAATAGTAAAGAATTGTGCCCTTAAAGCTGGTATTCATGAGCAGGTATCTCCTCATAAGCTGAGGCATTCATTTGCTACCCACTTGTTGGAAAATGGTGCTGATCTGCGTTCTGTCCAGGAAATGCTCGGCCATGTTAATGTGTCAACTACACAAATTTATACTCATGTTAGCAGGCAGCATCTCAAAAGCATTCACAAACAATTCCATCCGCGAGGATAA
- the ndhC gene encoding NADH-quinone oxidoreductase subunit A: MGQYLPIFILLVVASGFAVTNIILSALLGTQKPTSEKLTPYECGIDPAGSAHERFSVKFYLIAMLFVIFDIEVIFLYPWAVAFQSLKLFGFIEILIFVGVLFVCYVYIWKRGGLEWE; this comes from the coding sequence ATGGGACAATATTTACCAATATTTATATTATTAGTAGTAGCCTCAGGTTTTGCGGTTACCAATATAATACTTTCTGCACTTTTGGGAACACAAAAGCCTACATCTGAAAAGCTTACTCCTTATGAGTGTGGTATTGATCCTGCAGGTTCAGCGCATGAGCGTTTTTCTGTTAAATTTTATCTTATTGCCATGCTTTTTGTAATCTTTGATATAGAGGTTATTTTTCTGTACCCATGGGCGGTTGCATTTCAATCATTAAAATTATTTGGATTCATTGAGATCCTGATTTTTGTAGGAGTTTTATTTGTTTGTTATGTATATATCTGGAAAAGGGGAGGGCTGGAATGGGAGTAG
- the nuoD gene encoding NADH dehydrogenase (quinone) subunit D: MEAPVKTTHIMTINMGPQHPSTHGVLRLLLELDGEVIIKAMPHIGFLHRGVEKLAETKTYHQFIPLTDRLDYVAPFSNNLAYALAVEKLLGIEIPERAQHIRVLLCELTRISSHLLWLATHALDIGAMTVFFYCFRERETLYDLFELISGARMHTSFIRIGGIAKDLASGFLERTSKFVAEFPSRLNEYETLLTDNPIWKKRTVGVGVITAEDAINYGLSGPSLRGSGVNWDIRKSEPYSGYDKYHFTIPVGKNGDVYDRYCVRIEEMRQSNSIVRQAIDILPKGDITAHIPRVTLPPKEDVETKMEAMIHHFKLIIEGIRPPEGEVYVSIEAPKGELGFYIISDGSGCPYRLRIRPPSFVNLEALPKMVEGKLLPDVVATIGSLDIVLGEIDR, from the coding sequence ATGGAAGCTCCGGTTAAAACGACGCATATAATGACCATTAATATGGGGCCGCAACATCCCAGTACCCATGGTGTGCTGAGGCTTTTGCTGGAACTTGATGGTGAAGTGATTATAAAAGCTATGCCTCATATCGGATTCCTCCATAGAGGCGTGGAGAAGCTTGCCGAAACTAAAACCTATCACCAATTTATTCCGCTTACAGACCGGCTGGATTATGTTGCTCCTTTTTCGAACAATCTGGCCTATGCCCTTGCCGTTGAGAAACTGCTTGGTATTGAGATCCCGGAACGGGCGCAACATATCCGGGTACTTCTCTGTGAACTTACAAGGATATCATCCCATTTACTATGGTTAGCAACCCATGCATTGGACATTGGTGCTATGACGGTATTCTTTTACTGTTTTAGGGAGCGTGAGACCCTTTACGATCTCTTCGAGTTGATTTCCGGGGCGAGAATGCATACATCGTTTATACGGATTGGCGGTATTGCGAAGGATCTGGCTTCTGGTTTTTTGGAGAGAACCAGTAAGTTTGTTGCTGAGTTTCCTTCACGGCTTAATGAATACGAGACCCTCCTGACAGACAATCCTATATGGAAAAAACGTACGGTTGGTGTTGGTGTTATTACTGCTGAAGATGCAATTAATTACGGATTAAGCGGTCCAAGCTTGCGGGGTTCCGGAGTAAACTGGGATATAAGGAAATCAGAACCCTATTCCGGATATGATAAATATCATTTTACAATTCCTGTAGGGAAAAACGGGGATGTATATGACCGGTATTGTGTACGTATTGAAGAAATGCGTCAGAGTAACAGTATTGTTCGGCAGGCAATTGACATACTTCCCAAAGGAGATATTACTGCCCATATTCCGAGGGTTACATTACCCCCGAAGGAAGATGTGGAAACAAAGATGGAGGCTATGATTCACCATTTTAAGCTCATTATTGAGGGTATCCGCCCGCCGGAAGGGGAGGTCTATGTAAGTATTGAAGCCCCTAAAGGTGAATTGGGTTTTTATATTATCAGCGACGGTTCCGGTTGTCCATACCGCCTGAGAATACGGCCCCCTTCTTTTGTTAATCTCGAAGCTTTACCGAAAATGGTAGAAGGTAAATTACTTCCGGACGTAGTTGCCACAATAGGGAGCCTGGATATTGTTTTAGGGGAAATTGACCGCTAA